The Rhodospirillaceae bacterium genome has a segment encoding these proteins:
- a CDS encoding tetratricopeptide repeat protein, with translation MSLILDALKKSAQDREENPDDEPSRPFSATEGATPKRRVWPYLVASTLLTGGAIAGGVFWFKGTLSPLPDEKFPKVQAALELPTKAKEPVLKAPVPKLPAPEIAKPEPAPVIVKETIEEDEAEPSPDKIDLEPVKKLPEIAKPEIAPEAPTEITVAEEPEKKSEPEQSVLAAPEPEPTPVENPKLEVKPAPEPMPEPEPSVPAALEPEPAPVEKPKLEAKPEPKPDPKPEPNAVKTVAPLPVPEPPSPPIKPMKKITPLEKPLAEPPVIALKKPIIAPLPVPKPKAKPKPKPKAPDPRQAQKHNDKGRAFEQEGLFEKAIEEYTQAIIIKPEMVKAYIGRAWSHLSRGNYTKAIRNYGQAIRLKPSSADAYFGRGWAHEKAGDANQAIRDYSEAIRLGKNSSQAYFSRGILQFYRNSTGMAADDFSAVLQQGSKQLRPYALIWMYLSQARSGIDGRESLRTYGANMDLTTWPGILVSYYLGDVTSDRVLSAAQSPNPKTQRENECVANFFLGQDRLVRGDKAGAADYFRKTIATGVTSYRQYTAAEEELRRLGLLKK, from the coding sequence GTGTCGCTCATCCTCGATGCCCTCAAAAAGTCTGCTCAGGACCGCGAAGAAAATCCAGACGATGAACCATCGCGTCCTTTTTCAGCGACAGAAGGCGCAACGCCTAAGCGTCGCGTTTGGCCCTACCTTGTCGCGAGCACGCTGCTAACTGGCGGGGCGATAGCAGGGGGAGTTTTTTGGTTCAAGGGAACTTTATCCCCACTCCCAGACGAAAAATTTCCCAAGGTTCAAGCAGCGCTGGAGCTGCCGACAAAAGCCAAAGAACCCGTTCTCAAAGCGCCTGTTCCCAAACTTCCGGCACCTGAAATTGCAAAACCAGAACCCGCTCCCGTTATTGTGAAAGAAACTATTGAAGAGGACGAGGCAGAGCCTTCGCCAGACAAGATTGATCTGGAACCCGTTAAAAAATTACCTGAGATTGCGAAGCCGGAAATAGCGCCTGAAGCCCCTACTGAAATTACCGTTGCAGAAGAACCGGAGAAGAAATCTGAGCCCGAGCAATCTGTTCTGGCAGCACCCGAACCAGAACCGACCCCCGTTGAAAATCCAAAGCTAGAAGTAAAACCAGCGCCTGAGCCAATGCCTGAGCCCGAGCCATCTGTTCCGGCAGCACTCGAACCAGAACCCGCCCCCGTTGAAAAACCAAAGCTAGAAGCAAAACCAGAACCAAAGCCAGATCCAAAGCCAGAACCAAATGCTGTTAAAACCGTCGCACCTCTTCCTGTGCCGGAACCACCTTCACCGCCGATAAAGCCTATGAAGAAGATAACACCCCTAGAAAAACCTTTGGCTGAACCTCCGGTTATCGCGCTAAAAAAACCAATCATAGCGCCACTGCCTGTCCCAAAACCCAAAGCGAAACCAAAGCCTAAACCTAAAGCACCCGACCCTCGCCAAGCTCAGAAACACAACGACAAAGGTCGCGCGTTTGAACAAGAGGGCCTGTTCGAAAAAGCAATAGAGGAATACACCCAGGCAATCATTATAAAACCTGAGATGGTCAAAGCCTACATCGGGCGCGCGTGGTCTCACCTTTCCAGAGGCAATTATACCAAGGCCATCCGGAATTACGGCCAAGCCATACGATTAAAGCCGAGCTCTGCCGATGCCTATTTTGGACGTGGCTGGGCGCACGAAAAGGCCGGTGACGCCAACCAAGCGATTCGCGATTACAGCGAAGCAATCAGACTGGGGAAGAATAGTTCTCAAGCCTATTTCAGTCGCGGCATTCTACAATTTTATCGCAATTCAACCGGCATGGCCGCCGATGATTTTTCAGCGGTGCTGCAACAGGGCAGCAAACAACTTAGGCCTTATGCTCTAATCTGGATGTATCTCAGCCAAGCCCGCTCCGGCATCGATGGTAGGGAGTCGCTACGGACCTATGGCGCCAACATGGACCTGACCACCTGGCCCGGCATTCTGGTAAGTTATTACCTAGGTGATGTCACATCTGACCGGGTCCTGTCCGCGGCCCAAAGCCCTAACCCAAAGACCCAACGGGAAAACGAATGCGTCGCCAATTTTTTCTTAGGCCAGGATCGTCTGGTGCGGGGCGACAAAGCAGGGGCTGCTGATTATTTCCGCAAAACCATCGCCACCGGCGTCACCTCTTATCGACAATACACAGCCGCCGAAGAAGAACTGCGCCGGTTGGGACTGCTCAAAAAATAG
- a CDS encoding AAA family ATPase — protein MFWTHFGIEENAFSNTPDPKYFFLSQRHQEALAHLMYGVRGGSGFVMLTGEVGTGKTTVSRCLVEQLPASVDMALCVNPRISEVEMLATICDELGVSHTGGMESVKQLMDVLNSYLLDAHARRRRTVLVIDEAQNLSPQALEQVRLLTNLETHDTKLLQIILIAQPELKEILEQSGMRQFNQRITARYHLDPMTKEETRAYILHRLSVGGIRNDVFKSDAMTEIFHLSGGVPRLINSICERCLLGAYAKGKHHVDRKLAQIAGEEVLGANAPLITKSRSRARRSLIAGIGLMAASALAVFAVLDPFGLTKKISVKFSEAATVQAEPLTVAQAPKVTPSLPPAKSIVKAKLRGLTLENLFGHPDINGDSATAMAKLISLWNKNPDSLKGLNPCADARAVGLRCLERRGTWAMLAGINLPSLISLADPNEKKVYAVITGLSGPTVTLDINGRRIVADTAKVTPFWSGDYLTLWKRPPGFWRDLEPGMQGEDVLFLRQSLAKIWGGSADVENAQTYDAKLKEQVTAFQKSRQIKPTGIVRDMTLLLLNRATENPSHPSLSEKP, from the coding sequence ATGTTCTGGACCCATTTCGGGATCGAGGAGAATGCGTTCTCCAACACCCCGGACCCAAAATACTTTTTCTTGAGCCAACGCCACCAGGAGGCATTGGCCCATTTAATGTACGGTGTCCGTGGTGGCAGCGGGTTCGTCATGCTGACCGGCGAAGTGGGCACCGGAAAAACCACCGTAAGCCGCTGTCTGGTTGAACAACTGCCCGCGTCTGTCGACATGGCGCTGTGCGTCAATCCTCGCATCAGCGAAGTCGAAATGCTGGCCACCATTTGTGACGAGTTAGGCGTGTCCCATACTGGTGGTATGGAAAGCGTCAAGCAATTAATGGATGTGCTAAATAGTTATCTTTTAGATGCTCATGCAAGACGACGACGGACAGTGCTGGTCATTGACGAAGCCCAGAACTTGAGCCCGCAGGCCTTGGAGCAAGTCCGACTGCTGACCAATCTGGAAACCCATGACACCAAGCTTTTGCAAATCATCTTGATTGCGCAGCCCGAACTAAAAGAAATTCTCGAACAATCCGGCATGCGCCAATTTAATCAACGGATCACGGCGCGCTACCACCTGGACCCGATGACCAAAGAGGAGACCCGGGCCTACATTCTCCACCGCCTCAGCGTTGGCGGCATTCGGAACGATGTTTTTAAGTCCGACGCGATGACGGAAATTTTTCACCTATCCGGTGGCGTGCCCCGACTGATCAACAGCATTTGCGAACGCTGTCTTCTCGGGGCCTATGCCAAGGGCAAACATCACGTGGACCGCAAGCTGGCCCAAATTGCGGGCGAAGAAGTCTTGGGAGCAAACGCGCCACTGATCACAAAAAGTCGGTCTCGGGCCCGGCGAAGTTTGATTGCAGGCATTGGATTAATGGCCGCGTCTGCACTTGCTGTTTTCGCTGTTCTAGACCCATTTGGACTCACAAAAAAGATCTCGGTAAAATTCAGTGAAGCAGCAACGGTTCAAGCAGAACCCCTAACCGTCGCCCAAGCCCCAAAAGTTACCCCCTCTTTACCCCCTGCCAAATCAATCGTTAAAGCAAAACTTCGCGGGTTGACTTTGGAAAACCTATTCGGCCACCCAGATATCAACGGTGACTCGGCTACGGCGATGGCCAAGCTGATTTCCCTTTGGAACAAAAACCCAGACTCACTGAAAGGCCTCAACCCCTGCGCAGATGCCCGTGCAGTTGGGCTTCGCTGTTTGGAACGTCGTGGTACTTGGGCAATGTTGGCAGGCATTAATTTGCCATCGCTCATCAGTCTGGCAGATCCGAATGAGAAGAAAGTCTATGCGGTGATAACCGGGCTCAGCGGTCCGACCGTAACCTTAGACATCAACGGACGGCGGATCGTTGCCGACACGGCGAAAGTTACGCCGTTTTGGTCCGGGGATTATCTGACCCTGTGGAAACGCCCGCCCGGATTTTGGCGCGATTTGGAACCTGGTATGCAGGGTGAAGACGTGCTTTTTCTGCGCCAATCGCTGGCAAAAATTTGGGGCGGATCGGCGGACGTGGAAAATGCCCAGACCTATGATGCCAAGTTAAAAGAGCAGGTCACTGCGTTTCAAAAAAGCCGCCAAATAAAACCAACTGGTATTGTGCGGGACATGACCCTATTGCTGCTTAATCGTGCGACGGAAAATCCATCACACCCCAGCCTTTCAGAGAAGCCCTAG
- a CDS encoding dCMP deaminase yields MTLSAPEIDALDQKHLARAAQLGLECPASDGSFSVGAVLTDSDGQEISTGYTREFGDSWHAEQVALEKAARDGIDPAGGWMYSSLEPCGNRLSGNVPCVQRIIDAKLSRVIYAEKEPPIFVTGVGHDLLREQGLDVVQLEGFKEVFRQANKHLLEKS; encoded by the coding sequence GTGACGTTGTCGGCCCCAGAAATTGACGCCTTGGACCAAAAGCACTTGGCCCGTGCGGCGCAACTGGGGCTCGAATGCCCGGCGTCTGATGGGTCTTTTTCGGTGGGTGCCGTTTTAACCGATAGCGATGGCCAGGAGATTTCAACGGGCTACACCCGCGAATTTGGTGACAGCTGGCACGCCGAACAGGTGGCGCTGGAAAAAGCTGCACGCGATGGGATCGATCCGGCAGGGGGGTGGATGTATTCCTCGTTAGAACCCTGCGGCAATCGCCTTTCAGGAAATGTCCCCTGCGTTCAACGAATCATCGATGCAAAATTATCGCGTGTCATCTATGCCGAGAAAGAACCGCCAATTTTTGTGACCGGCGTCGGGCACGACCTGCTGCGTGAACAGGGGCTGGACGTCGTTCAATTGGAGGGGTTCAAAGAAGTGTTTCGCCAGGCCAATAAACATCTATTGGAAAAATCGTAA
- a CDS encoding Crp/Fnr family transcriptional regulator — MQNDIEQKELSHFKDTDKSLNGITLLSEVPPDRGLEVERACKWVEYKTNEIIIDLEDRSTHVFFIARGTVKVIDFLDEGQQIALAELHEGDSFGELSAIDLKKRSARISAAEPTLVGQLSSDDFRNLLFDCPGMALALLKRFSGFIRTLNERVTHLSTLSPHQRIYHELLRLSEPNTEGDGSWIIASAPAHNDLAEWVGVEREIVAQAIGQLARDGVLERKHRRFVIKDHARLLRLAEQ, encoded by the coding sequence GTGCAAAATGACATTGAGCAAAAAGAACTGAGCCACTTTAAGGACACGGATAAATCCTTGAACGGGATTACGCTTCTGTCTGAAGTCCCGCCGGATCGCGGCCTTGAAGTCGAACGAGCCTGCAAATGGGTCGAATACAAAACCAACGAAATTATCATCGACCTGGAAGACCGCAGTACGCACGTATTTTTCATTGCCAGGGGCACGGTGAAGGTCATCGATTTTTTGGACGAGGGCCAGCAAATTGCTTTGGCCGAACTTCATGAAGGTGATTCCTTCGGTGAATTATCGGCCATTGACTTGAAAAAACGTTCCGCCCGAATCTCGGCTGCGGAGCCTACACTGGTTGGTCAGTTATCGAGCGACGATTTTCGCAACCTTCTGTTTGATTGTCCCGGCATGGCCTTGGCTTTGCTAAAACGTTTTTCCGGTTTCATTCGCACCCTGAACGAGCGGGTAACTCATCTCAGCACCTTGTCCCCGCACCAGCGCATTTACCACGAACTGTTACGACTATCGGAACCCAACACCGAAGGCGACGGATCATGGATAATTGCCAGTGCCCCTGCGCATAATGATTTGGCAGAATGGGTTGGTGTGGAACGTGAAATTGTCGCCCAGGCCATTGGTCAATTGGCTCGGGATGGCGTGCTGGAACGCAAACACCGTCGCTTTGTTATCAAGGATCATGCCCGCCTGCTTAGATTAGCGGAACAATAG
- a CDS encoding RibD family protein, producing MDIILSVAVSLDGFIDDDSDERLVLSSEEDLADVYALRAECDAILVGSGTIRADNPSLITKSDVLRDLRLADGKSADPLKVTVTQSGNLDPNARFFQDGAGEKMVYCPDDMVEELQARLGDLAEVAGLGDVPILAAEMAGDLAQRGVGKLLVEGGAQMLNLYLGEGVGHSLRLAVAPFFVQAESAPRFGTGGKLPFDSKHPMIVKNVRRLGETTVFDFSLDAEL from the coding sequence ATGGATATCATTCTCTCAGTCGCGGTTTCACTCGATGGTTTTATCGATGATGATTCGGACGAACGTCTGGTGCTGTCCAGCGAAGAAGACCTCGCCGATGTTTATGCGCTTCGGGCTGAATGTGATGCGATCTTGGTCGGGTCAGGAACTATACGGGCCGACAATCCATCACTGATAACAAAATCCGATGTGCTTCGTGATTTACGGCTGGCAGACGGTAAGTCCGCTGATCCTCTCAAAGTAACGGTGACGCAGTCCGGGAATTTGGATCCAAATGCGCGGTTCTTTCAAGATGGTGCGGGTGAAAAAATGGTCTACTGCCCAGATGATATGGTTGAGGAATTGCAGGCTAGATTGGGAGACTTGGCGGAGGTGGCGGGATTAGGCGATGTGCCGATCCTGGCGGCGGAGATGGCAGGTGATTTAGCGCAACGCGGGGTCGGGAAACTGTTGGTGGAAGGGGGTGCTCAAATGCTGAACCTTTATTTGGGTGAAGGCGTTGGGCACAGCCTGAGATTGGCCGTGGCTCCCTTTTTTGTTCAAGCTGAATCTGCCCCTCGATTTGGGACGGGGGGGAAGCTGCCTTTTGATTCAAAGCATCCGATGATCGTTAAAAACGTTCGTCGTTTGGGTGAAACGACAGTGTTTGATTTTTCGTTGGATGCTGAGCTGTGA